The Phormidium sp. PBR-2020 DNA segment ATCCTGACACCCTAATCGAAGTGATGGGATTGAACTTTGACCCTGACATTGCCCTAGGGTTAGATCCCGAGACTGAACTTCCTAGCCAAGGGTCTGCCCCAACCTCTGACGCGATCGCCGAGGAGACTGAAGACGACCCTTTTGGTGAGTCGGAAACTGGGGACTTCACAGCCGCTGGCGTGGCCGTGAGCAGCCTAGTTTCCGACGAACCCCAACCCCAACCCCCTACCCCAGATGAAACAGCAGACGAAACATCTGAACCGCTTATTGAATCGGAACCCGAGGCGGACATCACCTCAGACGAGATACCCGAAGCCTTAGAGGACGAAGCCTTAGAGGACGAAGCCTTAGCCGGCATCGACGAGACTGAGGAAGAGGATTTAAGTATCCTTGAGAGCGATGAGGCGGAAGAAGCACCTGAAGCCAGCATCATCGAGGATGAATCCACTGAGTCCGAACCTTCAGCTGAAGAAGATCTCAGTATCCTCGACGACCCCTCAGAAGCCTCCACCGATCTCGAAGAGGACGCCGAAGAACTCGATCCCTTTGCCGGACTTTCTGAAGAACCGACGGAGCTAGAAATGCCCGTCGAGGAGAGCAGTGATGATGGCGATGACATGGATTTATCGGCATTTGCTGAGGATGAGTCCTCCGATGACGAGATCAGTGATGACATGGATCTCGATGCTTTCGCAGGTGAAGATGAGTCCTCCGACGATGGCGTTGATGAGATGGATCTTGATGCTTTCGCAGGCGAGGATGAGTCCTCCGACGACGATGGCGTTGATGATATGGATCTCGGTGCTTTCGGCGGTGAGGATGACTCGTCGGATGACGATGAGATGGACTTGTCCGCCTTCGCCGATGACGACAGTTCCGACGATGATGGAGACGACGGACTCGATCTCGGTGCTTTCGGCGGTGAGGATGACTCGTCGGATGACGATGAGATGGACTTGTCCGCCTTCGCCGATGACGACAGTTCCGACGATGATGGAGACGACGGACTCGATCTCGGTGCTTTCGGCGGTGAGGATGACTCGTCGGATGACGATGAGATGGACTTGTCCGCCTTCGCCGATGACGATAGTTCCGACGATGATGGAGACGACGGACTCGATCTCGGTGCTTTCGGCGGTGAGGATGACTCGTCCGATGATGATAACGGGTTCGACCTCGCGGCCTTTGGTGGAGATGATGACGACTCCGGCTTAGGTGATCTCGGCGATGATGACGAACTCGACGAGGCAGCGTTTGGGGCATTGATGGAAGATGACGACGATGAGGAAGATCCTGAGATCTCCAACTTGTTGTCAGACCTTGAATAACACCACTGACCACCCCTGATATTAGGAGAACTGTTCCATGACTGTTGCTGCACAACCCAATGCACAACCCAATGCACTCAACTTTGAGTGTGAAACGGGGAACTATCACACCTTTTGCCCAATTAGCTGTGTGGCATGGCTATATCAGAAAATTGAAGATAGCTTCTTTCTGGTGATTGGCACAAAAACCTGTGGCTATTTCCTGCAAAATGCCATGGGGGTGATGATTTTCGCAGAACCCCGGTATGCCATGGCGGAACTCGAAGAAGGGGATGTATCGGCTCAGCTTAATGATTATGAAGAGTTGAAACGGTTGTGCCAACAAATTAAGCGCGATCGCAACCCTAGTGTCATTGTTTGGATTGGCACCTGCACCACGGAAATCATCAAGATGGACTTGGAAGGATTAGCCCCCAAACTCGAAGCTGAAATCGGCATTCCCATCGTGACTGCCCGGGCCAATGGGTTGGACTATGCTTTCACGCAAGGGGAAGACACAGTCTTAGCAGCGATGGCACAACGGTGTCCGAGTCAGCGGGTGGAGTCAGAAAAAACCGAACGCAATGCCATCAAGCGTCTACTCGATTTCGGCCGTAAGGCAGAGGAGGAGGAAACAGCCACCGCTGAGTATGTTGACCATCCTCCTCTGACCTTGTTCGGCTCCCTCCCAGACCCCGTGGTGACTCAACTGAGTCTAGAACTGAAAAAACAGGGGATTCAAGTCTCGGGAATGCTTCCGGCGAAACGCTATACGGAACTGCCACCCTTAGTGGAGGGGGATTATGTCTGCGGTGTTAATCCCTTCCTCAGTCGTACGGCGACGACCTTGATGCGTCGTCGTAAGTGTAAACTCATTGGCGCACCGTTCCCGATTGGGCCAGATGGAACCCGCGCCTGGGTTGAGAAGATTTGCTCGGTGTTTGGCATTGAACCCCAGGGACTCGAAGAACGGGAGCAAAAGATTTGGGAGAGTGTCGAGGAGTACGTGGCCCTGTTGCGGGGTAAATCGGTCTTCTTTATGGGAGATAATTTGCTGGAAATCTCCTTGGCTCGCTTTTTAACTCGTTGCGGCATGACGGTTCAGGAAATCGGCATTCCCTACATGGACAAACGCTATCAGAAGGCAGAACTGGATTTCTTGGCCAAAACCTGTGATGAGATGGGGGTTCCCTATCCGACGATTGTTGAGAAGCCGGATAACTACAATCAACTGCAACGGATTAAGGAGTCGAATCCTGATTTAGTTATCACGGGGATGGCTCATGCGAATCCCCTAGAAGCTCGTGGCATTAGTACAAAATGGTCTGTTGAGTTTACGTTTGCCCAGATTCATGGCTTTGCCAATACCCGCGATTTACTAGAGTTGGCCACTCGTCCCCTACGCCGCAATGATAATCTCAAGCATTTAGGCTGGGACAAGTTAGTCCAAGAAGAAGCTCAGGTTTAAGGCCCCGAATAGCTCCCTAACTTCCTGAGGGCGATTACCGTATGGGGTCGCCCTCCCTTCCTATTGCCTGCTACCTATTGCCTGCTGCCTATTGCCTGCTGCCTTCTTTACAAATATTTAATTTTTGTTGTTAAAGTCTAAGCTAGGAGTTGCGATCGCTCAATTTTTGGTTTATATTAAGTATCTTAGAAGCCCAAATTCAAGACTCAGAAAATGGGAACTTTGCGATCGCACCATTAGCGCAGCGTGAGCGCAATGTGACGTCAATTTCGCTTGTACTTGTCAATAAACTTTAAAAAAAATAAACTCAACATGGCACAAGATCGCAACCGAACGGCTGTAATCACGGGCGCGTCTTCCGGCGTCGGACTCTACACCGCAAAAGCGCTGGCTTCTCGGGATGATTGGCATGTCGTCATGGCCTGTCGCAATCTCGAAAAAGCTGAAGCCGCCGCCAAGGAAGTGGGACTTCCTGAAGGAAGCTACACCATTATGCACATTGACCTTGGGTCTTTGGCTAGTACGCGCCAGTTTGTCACCAACTTCCGTAGTCTCAACCGTCCCCTGGATGCCTTGGTCTGTAATGCGGCGATTTATATGCCCTTGATCAAAGAACCCCTGCGATCGCCCGAGGGCTATGAACTGACCATGACCACCAACCACCTGGCTCATTTCCTCCTCTGTAACGTCATGATCGAGGACATGAAGCGATCGACCTATGACGATCGGCGTATGGTCATCCTGGGAACTGTCACCCATAACCCCGATGAACTCGGCGGGAAGATTCCCCCGCGTCCCGACTTGGGTAACTTTGAGGGATTTGAAAAAGGCTTCAAAGATCCCGTCACCATGGCCGACGGCAAAGCCTTCGAACCGGTGAAAGCCTATAAAGACAGCAAAGTTTGTAACGTGCTAACCATGCGGGAACTGCATCGGCGCTACCACGAGGAAACCGGCATCACCTTTACCTCCCTCTATCCCGGTTGCGTCGCCGACACGCCTCTATTCCGCAATCACTATCCTCTCTTCCAAAAAATCTTCCCCATTTTTCAGAAATACATCACTAAAGGCTACGTGTCCCAGGAACTCTCTGGGGAACGGGTCGCCGCTGTTGTAGCCGATCCTGAATATCGTCAGTCCGGGGCTTATTGGAGTTGGGGGAACCGCCAGAAAAAAGACCGCAAATCCTTCGTACAGAAGGTCTCCCCCCAAGCGCGGGATGATGAACGCGCCGAACGGATGTGGGATTTAAGTCTAAAACTGGTGGAACTGGCTTAAGGGAACCCTAGAGTCCTAAGAAACCTAGAGGAAAGAAGACCGAGGGAATGACAACAATTCTCTCGGTCTTTAAGATTAGGAGCTATTCCTCTTCTTTTTTGCCTTTACCATTGCTGCTACTGTCCTTGTCCTCATCCTCTGGAGAATGACCGTTTTTACCGACACTATTGGAGGACACCATCGCTCCCATGGCTAACTCTTGACGAACTTTTTCCTCAATGGTGGTGGCAAACTCGGGGTTCTCCTGGAGATAGTTGACGGAGTTATCTCGCCCCTGACCGATATTATCCCCCTCATAACTATACCAAGCACCGCGCCGCTTAATAATGCCCGTTTCTTCGGCGAGATCCAACAGACAGCCAAACTGAGAGATACCCTGGCCAAAGAGAATATCAAACTCAGCAATTCGGAAAGGAGGCGCGATTTTATTTTTAGCGACCTTTACCTTAGCCCGAATCCCATATTCATCAGAGCCTTTTTTCAGGGTTTGGATGCGGCGAATATCTAGGCGCACCGAACAGTAGAACTTGAGGGCGTTCCCGCCGGTGGTGGTTTCGGGGCTACCATAACTAATACCGATTTTTTGCCGCAACTGGTTCAGGAAAATGACCGTGCAGCCGGACTTCCCGATATTTCCGGTAATTTTTCGCAAAGCCTGACTCATCAGCCGGGCCTGTAGGCCGACATGGATATCCCCCATATCCCCTTCAATCTCGGCGCGAGGAACTAGGGCCGCCACGGAGTCAATGACCACTAAATCCACGGCAACCGATCGCACCAGTTGGTCGACAATCTCTAACCCCATTTCGCCGGTGTCCGGTTGGGAGACGAGGAGATTCTCAATATCGACCCCTAAGGCGGCGGCGTAGGTGGGGTCTAGGGCATGTTCAGCATCGACGAAGGCGGCAATTCCACCAGCTTTTTGCGTTTCGGCGATCGCATGGAGGGCGACGGTGGTTTTCCCGGAACTCTCAGGACCATAGATTTCGATGACCCGCCCTTTCGGGAGTCCACCGCCGAGGGCCAAGTCGAGGGTTAAGGCACCACTGGGAATGGTCTCAACGCGCATCCGCGTCGAATCGCCTAACCGCAGAATCGCCCCTTTACCAAAGGAACGCTCAATCTGGTTAAGCACCATGTCTAACGCTTTCTGCTTTTCGGAGTTCTGAGTGATAGGAGTCGCCATACTTGCCTCAATGTTTCGATGAATTGACTAATTGACCCAAATCCAGGCGCTGGACGAACCATCAGCCGGAAGCGGGGTCAAGGTAAACCTGTAGCGTTGCTGG contains these protein-coding regions:
- the recA gene encoding recombinase RecA produces the protein MATPITQNSEKQKALDMVLNQIERSFGKGAILRLGDSTRMRVETIPSGALTLDLALGGGLPKGRVIEIYGPESSGKTTVALHAIAETQKAGGIAAFVDAEHALDPTYAAALGVDIENLLVSQPDTGEMGLEIVDQLVRSVAVDLVVIDSVAALVPRAEIEGDMGDIHVGLQARLMSQALRKITGNIGKSGCTVIFLNQLRQKIGISYGSPETTTGGNALKFYCSVRLDIRRIQTLKKGSDEYGIRAKVKVAKNKIAPPFRIAEFDILFGQGISQFGCLLDLAEETGIIKRRGAWYSYEGDNIGQGRDNSVNYLQENPEFATTIEEKVRQELAMGAMVSSNSVGKNGHSPEDEDKDSSSNGKGKKEEE
- a CDS encoding ferredoxin:protochlorophyllide reductase (ATP-dependent) subunit N; the protein is MTVAAQPNAQPNALNFECETGNYHTFCPISCVAWLYQKIEDSFFLVIGTKTCGYFLQNAMGVMIFAEPRYAMAELEEGDVSAQLNDYEELKRLCQQIKRDRNPSVIVWIGTCTTEIIKMDLEGLAPKLEAEIGIPIVTARANGLDYAFTQGEDTVLAAMAQRCPSQRVESEKTERNAIKRLLDFGRKAEEEETATAEYVDHPPLTLFGSLPDPVVTQLSLELKKQGIQVSGMLPAKRYTELPPLVEGDYVCGVNPFLSRTATTLMRRRKCKLIGAPFPIGPDGTRAWVEKICSVFGIEPQGLEEREQKIWESVEEYVALLRGKSVFFMGDNLLEISLARFLTRCGMTVQEIGIPYMDKRYQKAELDFLAKTCDEMGVPYPTIVEKPDNYNQLQRIKESNPDLVITGMAHANPLEARGISTKWSVEFTFAQIHGFANTRDLLELATRPLRRNDNLKHLGWDKLVQEEAQV
- a CDS encoding protochlorophyllide reductase, producing the protein MAQDRNRTAVITGASSGVGLYTAKALASRDDWHVVMACRNLEKAEAAAKEVGLPEGSYTIMHIDLGSLASTRQFVTNFRSLNRPLDALVCNAAIYMPLIKEPLRSPEGYELTMTTNHLAHFLLCNVMIEDMKRSTYDDRRMVILGTVTHNPDELGGKIPPRPDLGNFEGFEKGFKDPVTMADGKAFEPVKAYKDSKVCNVLTMRELHRRYHEETGITFTSLYPGCVADTPLFRNHYPLFQKIFPIFQKYITKGYVSQELSGERVAAVVADPEYRQSGAYWSWGNRQKKDRKSFVQKVSPQARDDERAERMWDLSLKLVELA